One part of the Rhodococcus oxybenzonivorans genome encodes these proteins:
- a CDS encoding SDR family NAD(P)-dependent oxidoreductase, which translates to MEGLTNKVVLVAGAATGLGAASAHRLAQYGARVVVGDLNFPGAEKTAAAISEAGGQAVAAQFDISDDESVKELVVFSVRTYGHLDAVHINAGDMAAVSKDTNIVDIDLEIWDRTIAVNLRGHMLVTRHSIPELLARGGGTIVYTSSIASFTGDPERPAYSATKAGINALARHVASRWGREGIRANAITPGLILTPEIEQGASPELLQSLIARSRSPRAGRPSDISGMVAYLMSDDGAWINGQVVNVDGGTVLR; encoded by the coding sequence GTGGAGGGTCTGACAAATAAGGTAGTCCTCGTCGCCGGTGCGGCCACCGGCCTGGGCGCCGCCTCTGCGCACCGGTTGGCACAGTACGGAGCACGGGTTGTGGTCGGCGACCTGAACTTTCCCGGAGCCGAGAAGACCGCTGCAGCCATCAGCGAGGCCGGTGGTCAGGCGGTCGCCGCACAGTTCGACATCTCCGACGACGAGTCCGTCAAGGAACTGGTCGTGTTCTCCGTGCGGACCTACGGACACCTGGACGCAGTCCACATCAACGCCGGGGACATGGCGGCGGTGTCCAAGGACACGAATATCGTCGATATCGACCTCGAGATATGGGACCGCACCATCGCCGTCAATCTCCGCGGCCACATGCTCGTCACCCGCCACAGCATTCCGGAGCTTCTCGCCCGAGGTGGTGGGACCATCGTGTACACCTCGTCCATTGCGTCCTTCACGGGTGATCCCGAACGCCCGGCCTACTCCGCGACCAAGGCGGGTATCAATGCCCTGGCGCGGCACGTTGCCTCTCGCTGGGGCCGGGAGGGCATCCGCGCCAATGCCATTACTCCCGGATTGATCCTCACTCCTGAGATCGAGCAGGGTGCCTCTCCGGAGTTGCTGCAATCTTTGATCGCCCGATCCCGCAGCCCGCGCGCGGGCAGGCCGAGCGACATCTCGGGAATGGTCGCCTATCTGATGTCCGACGACGGGGCGTGGATCAACGGCCAGGTCGTCAACGTCGATGGCGGCACTGTCCTGCGCTGA
- a CDS encoding NAD(P)-dependent oxidoreductase, whose amino-acid sequence MRVGFIGLGSQGAPMARRIIHAGYDVTLWARRPDAFVPFADTAATFADSPADLGAASDLVCICVVSDDDVQEVVAGEDGVLEGMKDGGVIAIHSTVHPDTCHDLAAKARERGVSVVDAPVSGGGSAATEGRLLVMVGGAVDDYDRCRPVFSMYANPVVHLGPLGAGQVTKLLNNLLFTANLATAASTLSLGQSLGVDPARLGEVITHGTADSFALSRIVSAGGTLDRIAAHAGELLQKDVGLVAGLAAAAEVPTGIAMAAADTTLTLMDHLR is encoded by the coding sequence ATGCGCGTCGGATTCATCGGACTCGGCAGCCAGGGCGCACCCATGGCACGCCGGATCATTCACGCGGGCTACGACGTCACACTGTGGGCGCGCCGTCCCGACGCTTTCGTGCCCTTTGCCGACACCGCCGCGACGTTCGCCGACTCCCCGGCCGACCTCGGCGCGGCCAGCGATCTCGTGTGTATCTGCGTGGTCAGCGACGACGACGTTCAGGAGGTGGTCGCCGGTGAGGACGGTGTACTCGAAGGAATGAAGGACGGCGGCGTGATCGCCATCCACAGCACGGTGCACCCGGACACGTGTCACGACCTGGCTGCCAAGGCGCGGGAGCGCGGGGTCTCCGTCGTCGATGCTCCGGTGAGCGGCGGCGGATCGGCGGCTACCGAAGGGCGTCTGCTGGTGATGGTGGGAGGAGCGGTCGACGACTACGACCGCTGCCGGCCGGTGTTCTCGATGTATGCGAACCCTGTCGTCCACCTAGGTCCGCTGGGCGCCGGACAGGTCACGAAACTGCTCAATAATCTGCTCTTCACCGCCAACCTCGCCACGGCGGCCAGCACCCTGAGCCTCGGGCAGTCACTGGGTGTCGACCCCGCCAGACTCGGTGAAGTCATCACCCACGGAACCGCTGACAGCTTTGCACTCAGCCGAATCGTCTCTGCCGGAGGAACTCTCGATCGCATCGCGGCGCACGCCGGCGAGCTGCTCCAGAAGGATGTCGGGCTGGTGGCCGGGCTCGCGGCCGCGGCGGAGGTCCCGACGGGCATCGCGATGGCCGCCGCAGACACCACGCTCACCCTGATGGACCACCTGCGATGA
- a CDS encoding NAD(P)-dependent oxidoreductase — protein MSRVGFIGAGRMGLPMVRGLAEAGHEVRALGRSSESRAAIYASGAEAFSDLSEVGEGADLVTVCVFSDDQVRHVCLDSPLLAAMPSGAVLAVHTTVSPRTVEAVAERAAAHGIDVVDAAVSGGPPDIAAGCLTLFLGGPEGAVARIRPILQSYGDPILHVGPSGNGQRVKLVNNALFAAQIGLLAEAADLGRQLGIDESVLLEALPHGSSASRVMGSVAARGSVRSFRSAVGEFLDKDVAVVRKTVAELGGDLGILDSVISGGHPVRYPR, from the coding sequence ATGAGTCGCGTCGGATTCATCGGTGCCGGGCGCATGGGACTCCCCATGGTGCGGGGGCTCGCCGAAGCCGGTCACGAAGTGCGCGCGCTGGGCCGCTCATCCGAAAGCCGGGCCGCTATCTACGCGTCGGGGGCGGAGGCATTCTCCGATCTTTCCGAGGTCGGCGAGGGAGCCGATCTCGTGACGGTATGCGTATTCAGCGACGACCAGGTTCGGCACGTGTGCCTCGACAGCCCGTTGCTGGCAGCCATGCCGAGCGGCGCCGTCCTGGCGGTGCACACCACGGTGAGTCCCCGCACGGTCGAGGCCGTCGCGGAACGTGCAGCGGCACATGGCATCGACGTGGTCGACGCCGCGGTCAGCGGCGGGCCACCCGACATCGCAGCCGGGTGCTTGACCCTCTTCCTCGGCGGACCCGAGGGCGCTGTGGCACGAATTCGCCCGATACTGCAAAGCTACGGCGATCCCATTCTCCACGTCGGCCCCAGCGGCAACGGGCAACGCGTGAAGCTGGTGAACAATGCACTGTTCGCGGCGCAGATCGGACTCCTCGCCGAAGCCGCCGACCTCGGCAGGCAGCTCGGAATAGACGAGTCCGTGCTGCTCGAGGCCCTTCCCCACGGAAGCTCCGCCAGTCGGGTCATGGGCAGTGTCGCGGCGCGAGGCTCGGTGAGGTCCTTCCGAAGCGCGGTCGGTGAGTTCCTCGACAAGGATGTGGCAGTAGTCCGTAAAACCGTCGCCGAACTCGGCGGTGACCTGGGCATCCTCGACAGTGTCATCAGCGGTGGGCATCCGGTGCGGTACCCCCGATGA
- a CDS encoding aldehyde dehydrogenase family protein — protein sequence MAITRSFINGESVDSPEWYENIDPSTGRSLGTVARATAQQVDSAVSAARAANRSWRRTKPEDRADILTRIANLILRDKEHLARMESEDSGKPLSQARNDVDVSARYFSFYGHAIDTYYGQSIPLSADLHVYTRREPFGVTAHIVAWNYPMQLLARAVAPAIATGNCSVAKPADETPRTAVAFAQLAIEAGLPPGVFNVVTGIGAETGAALSTHTGVDHIGFVGSTRIGAVIARAAADRVVPVVLELGGKSAQIVFPDADLDAASTAVAKAILQNAGQTCSAGSRLLVHESVHAEMVDRVAEHFSRVTIGAGVDDKELGPLVSAKQQGRVKSMVDDLTKGEIVCGGTVPEDESLAGGAYFAPTLIDNVDPVSPIAQEEIFGPVLVVNSFAGEEEAVALANGTEYALLGSVWTADLSRAHRMAADIEAGQVYVNTYGAGGGVELPFGGFKKSGYGREKGCEALDAFTATKTVVVKL from the coding sequence ATGGCGATTACACGGTCGTTCATCAATGGAGAATCTGTCGATTCCCCCGAATGGTACGAGAACATCGACCCGTCCACGGGCCGTTCCCTGGGCACCGTCGCACGTGCCACAGCGCAGCAGGTCGATTCCGCGGTGTCCGCGGCCCGTGCGGCGAACAGGTCGTGGCGGCGCACCAAGCCCGAGGATCGTGCAGACATCCTCACCCGCATCGCGAACCTGATCCTGCGCGACAAGGAACACCTTGCACGGATGGAGAGCGAGGATTCGGGCAAACCTCTCAGCCAGGCGCGCAACGACGTCGACGTGTCGGCACGCTACTTCAGCTTCTATGGGCACGCGATCGACACCTACTACGGTCAGTCGATTCCGCTCTCGGCCGACCTGCACGTGTACACCCGGCGTGAGCCGTTCGGGGTCACCGCCCACATCGTGGCCTGGAACTACCCGATGCAGCTCCTCGCGCGCGCGGTGGCACCCGCCATTGCGACCGGCAACTGCTCGGTGGCCAAACCGGCGGACGAAACACCCCGCACCGCGGTGGCGTTCGCGCAGCTGGCTATCGAGGCAGGCTTACCGCCCGGTGTGTTCAACGTCGTCACCGGGATCGGCGCCGAAACCGGTGCGGCACTGTCCACGCATACCGGGGTCGACCACATCGGGTTCGTCGGGTCGACCCGGATCGGCGCGGTGATCGCGCGTGCGGCCGCCGACCGTGTCGTTCCCGTGGTACTCGAGCTCGGGGGTAAGTCCGCGCAGATCGTCTTCCCGGACGCCGATCTGGACGCAGCATCCACGGCGGTGGCGAAGGCAATCTTGCAGAACGCGGGGCAAACCTGCTCCGCAGGTTCGCGTCTGCTCGTTCACGAGTCCGTCCATGCCGAAATGGTCGATCGGGTCGCCGAACACTTCTCCCGCGTGACCATCGGAGCCGGTGTCGACGACAAAGAACTCGGTCCGCTGGTGTCGGCCAAGCAGCAGGGCCGGGTCAAATCCATGGTCGACGATCTCACCAAGGGTGAAATAGTGTGCGGGGGCACCGTCCCTGAGGACGAATCGCTCGCCGGCGGCGCCTACTTCGCGCCCACCCTCATCGACAACGTGGATCCGGTCTCACCGATCGCTCAGGAGGAAATCTTCGGGCCCGTTCTCGTGGTCAACTCTTTCGCCGGAGAAGAGGAGGCGGTCGCACTGGCGAACGGCACCGAGTATGCGCTGCTCGGCTCGGTGTGGACCGCCGACCTTTCTCGGGCGCACCGGATGGCCGCGGACATCGAGGCAGGTCAGGTGTACGTCAACACCTACGGCGCCGGTGGTGGTGTGGAACTTCCCTTCGGCGGCTTCAAGAAGTCCGGATACGGGCGTGAGAAAGGGTGCGAGGCCCTCGATGCCTTTACCGCCACCAAGACGGTTGTTGTCAAACTCTGA
- a CDS encoding aldo/keto reductase: MGMRVLGSSGLRVSELCLGAMTFGTEWGFGADEETSREIYSAFRDAGGNVVDTANNYTEGASESIVGRLVAGERDSVVLSTKFTLPTHKDDPNSGGSHRKSLRRSVETSLRRLGTDYVDLLWVHAWDQCTPVEETLRALDDLVRSGKVLAIGVTNTPAWVVSRSAAIAELRGWSAFCGMQVEYSLVARTPDRELLPMARALGLAVYAWSPLARGILAGKLPGGIERLSPSHQRGVNAAVEIAEELGTTSARVALAWVLRQGLMPSIGARTVTQIHDNLGALSIHLDDSHVERLDAATRVRLGYPHDFLHERRAMFSSDADTAT; encoded by the coding sequence ATGGGGATGCGTGTGCTGGGCTCGTCCGGCCTGCGTGTCAGCGAGCTCTGCCTGGGTGCAATGACATTCGGGACGGAGTGGGGGTTCGGCGCGGATGAGGAGACGTCGCGGGAAATCTACAGTGCCTTCCGCGACGCGGGCGGCAACGTGGTCGACACGGCCAACAACTACACCGAAGGCGCGAGCGAATCGATTGTCGGGCGACTGGTAGCGGGCGAGCGCGATTCTGTCGTCCTGAGTACCAAATTCACACTGCCGACCCACAAGGATGATCCGAACTCGGGCGGCAGCCACCGCAAGAGCCTGCGTCGCAGCGTCGAGACGAGCCTGCGACGGCTGGGCACCGACTATGTCGACTTGTTGTGGGTACATGCGTGGGACCAGTGCACTCCTGTCGAAGAGACATTGCGTGCACTCGACGACCTGGTGCGATCCGGCAAAGTCCTCGCGATCGGCGTGACAAACACGCCCGCCTGGGTCGTCTCCCGATCGGCCGCCATTGCCGAGTTGAGGGGCTGGTCCGCGTTTTGCGGCATGCAGGTCGAATACTCTCTCGTCGCACGTACTCCGGACCGAGAGCTCCTGCCCATGGCAAGAGCACTCGGCCTGGCTGTCTACGCGTGGAGTCCGCTCGCACGCGGGATACTGGCCGGGAAGCTTCCCGGTGGTATCGAGCGACTGTCCCCGTCTCACCAACGGGGTGTGAACGCTGCCGTCGAAATCGCTGAAGAACTCGGAACCACGTCCGCGCGCGTAGCGCTGGCCTGGGTGCTGCGCCAGGGGCTGATGCCGTCGATCGGCGCACGTACCGTGACCCAGATCCACGACAATCTCGGCGCACTGAGTATCCATCTGGACGACTCACACGTGGAGCGGCTCGACGCGGCCACACGTGTGCGGCTCGGCTATCCGCACGACTTCCTGCACGAGCGTCGGGCGATGTTCTCGTCGGATGCCGACACTGCAACCTGA
- a CDS encoding amidohydrolase family protein — MNIDDMVMVSIDDHVVEPADIFEKHFPKSLMDQAPKLTAHPRNPNVQAWMFQDVVVGSSGLNAVVSWPKSEWGLDPTGYAEMRPGVYDMGMRVRDMDANGTLAATLFATFPGFAGTHLASLPDKKLSLAACQAFNDWVVGEVPSTYPGRFIPLGIIPFFDMDASVKEIHRLAAMGCRSISIPETPYGVGFPDFKSGHWDPVFKACVEHNIVLSLHIGGGFGLVKRPEGFNIDDMMVLTPLISTIAANDMMLSGAFQKFPDLKVAMSEGGVGWVAPWLDRLERHIENQSWTGMSFLPKGMGPTDVWRKNFLACYITEPSGLNNRERLGIDTIAWECDFPHSDSTWPNSPEMLMEELAASRCTDEEIDKITWKNVARFFDWDPFEHTPREQATVGALRARATDVDVSETSKEEYRRRYELANS; from the coding sequence ATGAACATTGACGACATGGTGATGGTCAGCATCGACGACCACGTAGTCGAACCAGCCGACATCTTCGAAAAGCACTTCCCGAAGAGTCTCATGGACCAGGCTCCCAAGCTGACAGCCCACCCGCGCAACCCCAACGTGCAGGCCTGGATGTTCCAGGACGTCGTGGTCGGCAGCTCGGGGCTGAACGCCGTGGTCTCCTGGCCCAAGAGCGAGTGGGGATTGGATCCGACGGGCTACGCCGAGATGCGCCCCGGTGTCTACGACATGGGCATGCGGGTTCGGGACATGGATGCCAACGGCACCCTGGCCGCAACACTTTTCGCCACCTTCCCGGGATTCGCCGGCACCCATCTGGCCAGCCTGCCGGACAAGAAGCTATCTCTCGCTGCCTGCCAGGCGTTCAACGACTGGGTCGTCGGCGAGGTCCCCAGCACCTACCCGGGCCGCTTCATCCCGCTCGGCATCATCCCGTTCTTCGACATGGACGCGTCGGTCAAGGAGATCCACCGGCTCGCGGCGATGGGCTGCCGATCCATCAGCATTCCCGAAACCCCCTACGGTGTCGGGTTTCCCGACTTCAAATCAGGTCATTGGGACCCGGTTTTCAAAGCGTGCGTGGAGCACAACATTGTCCTCAGCCTGCACATCGGCGGCGGCTTCGGCCTCGTCAAGCGGCCCGAGGGTTTCAACATCGACGACATGATGGTCTTGACGCCGCTCATCTCGACGATCGCGGCGAACGACATGATGCTGAGCGGGGCTTTCCAGAAGTTCCCCGACCTCAAGGTCGCCATGAGCGAGGGCGGTGTGGGCTGGGTGGCGCCGTGGCTCGACCGGCTGGAGCGGCATATCGAGAACCAGTCGTGGACGGGCATGAGCTTCCTCCCCAAGGGAATGGGCCCTACGGACGTGTGGCGAAAGAACTTTCTGGCGTGCTACATCACCGAGCCGAGCGGTCTGAACAACCGTGAGCGGCTGGGCATCGACACCATCGCGTGGGAGTGCGACTTCCCGCACTCCGATTCCACCTGGCCGAATTCGCCGGAGATGCTGATGGAGGAGCTCGCCGCCTCCCGCTGCACCGACGAGGAGATCGATAAAATCACCTGGAAGAATGTTGCCAGGTTCTTCGATTGGGATCCGTTCGAGCACACTCCTCGCGAGCAGGCCACCGTGGGAGCCCTGCGTGCCCGCGCCACCGACGTCGACGTGAGTGAGACGTCCAAGGAGGAGTACCGCCGACGCTACGAACTCGCGAACTCGTAG
- a CDS encoding DoxX family protein: MHAVDVALLLVRLVIGATMIAHGLNHWRGGGRIEGTARWFSGLGLRQGKLQAWLSVVTEIGAGLLLVIGLLTPLACAAVISVMLVAGLLAHRPNGFFVFKEGYEYVLVLSITALALAMLGPGEFSLDAVTGIDIAGWAGGGTALGLGVAATAGLLALFWRPQPREVVAA; encoded by the coding sequence ATGCACGCCGTCGATGTTGCACTGCTACTTGTCAGACTGGTTATCGGAGCGACCATGATCGCGCACGGGCTGAACCATTGGCGCGGCGGTGGCCGTATCGAAGGGACTGCCCGCTGGTTCAGCGGACTGGGTCTGCGGCAGGGCAAGCTGCAGGCGTGGCTGAGCGTAGTCACCGAAATCGGTGCGGGCTTACTTCTCGTCATAGGCCTCCTCACGCCGCTCGCCTGCGCGGCGGTCATCTCGGTGATGCTCGTGGCGGGACTCCTCGCCCACCGGCCCAACGGGTTCTTCGTCTTCAAGGAAGGCTATGAATACGTCCTGGTGCTATCGATAACCGCACTGGCGTTGGCAATGCTCGGCCCGGGAGAGTTCTCGCTCGACGCTGTCACAGGCATCGACATCGCCGGCTGGGCCGGTGGGGGCACCGCACTGGGTCTGGGCGTCGCCGCAACGGCAGGACTGCTTGCACTGTTCTGGCGACCGCAACCGCGAGAGGTCGTGGCCGCATGA
- a CDS encoding alpha/beta hydrolase encodes MTTTDPDLSLPADFDGPETTTPCARVADIDGIPMSALLSEAPNPRAVIVALHGGATNSAYYDCPGHPELSLLRFASALGYTVLALDRPGYGTSAPFAVEIAPHQRRVDLTYAAIDHHLGSRPRGAGVFVWAHSAGSELAVRMAADERGTDLLGIELAGTGREHQPVAAEILGTPHQPAPPEAVRELLWQPSHLYPTELIGGAPIASSTPRYESGVLATWARIDFPALAARIRVPVHFTAAEFEKVWRIDSAALQDIAAMFTAAPSVTVNEQAGSGHNLSLGHGAPDYYAKVLSFVEDCTHSTTGKDD; translated from the coding sequence ATGACCACCACGGATCCCGATCTGTCGCTACCCGCCGACTTCGACGGCCCTGAAACCACCACGCCGTGCGCGCGCGTGGCCGACATCGACGGAATCCCGATGTCGGCGTTGTTGTCCGAGGCCCCGAATCCGCGCGCGGTGATCGTCGCGCTGCACGGTGGAGCAACGAACTCGGCCTACTACGACTGCCCGGGCCATCCCGAACTGTCGCTGTTGCGATTCGCGTCCGCGCTCGGGTACACCGTGCTCGCGCTCGATCGGCCGGGCTACGGCACTTCTGCACCGTTCGCGGTCGAGATCGCCCCCCACCAACGACGCGTCGACCTCACCTATGCGGCCATCGACCACCACCTCGGGTCGCGTCCGCGCGGCGCCGGCGTCTTCGTGTGGGCGCATTCGGCCGGTTCGGAGCTCGCAGTCCGCATGGCCGCCGACGAACGAGGCACCGACTTACTGGGTATCGAGCTTGCCGGCACCGGTCGCGAACACCAGCCCGTGGCGGCCGAAATCCTGGGCACGCCTCACCAGCCGGCACCGCCGGAGGCAGTGCGCGAGTTGCTGTGGCAACCGAGTCACCTGTACCCCACCGAACTGATCGGGGGCGCACCTATCGCCTCATCGACTCCCCGTTACGAGTCAGGTGTCCTGGCGACCTGGGCGCGAATCGACTTTCCGGCGCTCGCGGCACGGATACGAGTTCCCGTCCACTTCACCGCCGCCGAGTTCGAGAAGGTGTGGCGAATCGACTCCGCTGCACTGCAAGACATCGCAGCCATGTTCACTGCTGCGCCCAGCGTCACCGTCAACGAACAGGCCGGCAGCGGGCACAACCTCAGCCTCGGCCATGGAGCCCCGGACTACTACGCGAAGGTGTTGTCCTTCGTCGAGGACTGCACACACAGCACAACGGGAAAGGACGACTGA
- a CDS encoding TetR/AcrR family transcriptional regulator → MTSPKSRSRTDDSTPHRGGRPTREQATRIDRSVRESALELFLQYGYEGTSMNAIAEAAGTTKPSLYARFPTKEAVFRSVLEWAIQRTDWPVPEPPAPSLDDLEEALTAIASAALSRALEPSMIRLEQIAIAHASHYPELARRTFGTGFWPRKQLVVDLLNRHAADGSIVAEDPDLLAEHFLGMASVAPARLASFGIVHDAEERARHTRSAVQLFLRSLRPVDDERT, encoded by the coding sequence ATGACGTCGCCGAAGTCCCGCTCTCGTACAGACGACTCCACGCCTCACCGCGGCGGCCGTCCCACCCGGGAGCAAGCCACGCGGATTGATCGAAGCGTCCGCGAAAGCGCGCTCGAGCTCTTCCTCCAGTACGGCTACGAGGGCACGTCGATGAATGCGATCGCCGAGGCGGCCGGCACCACCAAACCGTCCCTATACGCTCGCTTCCCCACCAAGGAGGCAGTCTTCCGCTCGGTACTCGAATGGGCGATCCAACGCACCGACTGGCCGGTTCCCGAACCACCCGCGCCGAGCCTCGACGACTTGGAGGAGGCCTTGACCGCGATCGCGTCCGCCGCGCTGAGTCGGGCGCTCGAACCCTCGATGATCAGGCTCGAACAGATCGCTATTGCCCATGCTTCGCACTACCCGGAGCTCGCCCGCCGGACTTTCGGGACCGGGTTCTGGCCGCGCAAGCAGCTCGTGGTCGACCTACTCAACCGCCACGCGGCAGACGGCTCGATCGTGGCCGAAGACCCCGACCTGCTCGCGGAACACTTCCTCGGGATGGCCTCGGTCGCGCCGGCGCGCCTCGCGTCCTTCGGCATCGTGCACGACGCTGAGGAGCGGGCACGCCACACCCGTTCGGCGGTGCAGCTCTTTCTTCGCAGCCTGCGGCCCGTCGACGACGAACGGACGTGA
- a CDS encoding acyl-CoA reductase has protein sequence MTTTTTLTPSTSKIRVPHFVRGKLIWGDDTEYLSRDFGVPFATPRLKLDELFVPRTQQGPAFEVPLSEIIDFLVETAKHLTLETNEYLQESLEMTLQVSALPRRIIENTFARPGQFLTREALEYRLDRTFGDRNLLDGWVERTDPNGRVSRIRAFPPRLVHMLAGNSPSAAMTSIADAALVKAVNVFKMPSADPFTTVAVLRTMSDIEPDHPILRSMSAVYWRGGDAQVENVLYRSQYFDKLVAWGGGSAIANAAKYAGPGFQLISFDPKVSMSIVGREAFASEETLQQVAELAAADATIFNQDACVAARHIAVEGDIGQVDRFCAALTARLGVDRDFAEATGPKTPSDIREEVEGMRFLEPDYRVWGGYDGSGLVVRSPEPVDFHPTNKTVNVVPVASMGDAAAFATVATQTVGIYPTHRKAEVRDHLATAGVQRVVKLGSALTGSMGSPHDGMYPLHRFVNWVVDDDA, from the coding sequence ATGACGACGACAACCACTCTCACCCCGAGTACGTCCAAGATCCGTGTACCCCATTTCGTGCGCGGCAAGCTGATCTGGGGTGACGACACCGAATATCTCTCCCGCGACTTCGGCGTGCCCTTTGCCACGCCGCGCCTGAAGCTCGACGAACTGTTCGTTCCGCGCACCCAGCAGGGCCCGGCATTCGAGGTTCCACTCTCGGAGATCATCGACTTTCTCGTCGAGACCGCCAAACATCTCACGCTCGAAACGAACGAATATCTGCAGGAGTCGCTAGAGATGACCCTGCAGGTCAGCGCGCTGCCGCGGCGAATCATCGAGAATACGTTCGCCAGGCCCGGGCAGTTCCTGACCAGGGAGGCGCTCGAGTACCGGCTCGACCGCACGTTCGGTGACCGGAATCTACTCGACGGATGGGTCGAGCGCACCGATCCGAACGGAAGGGTGAGCCGGATTCGGGCCTTCCCACCCCGGCTCGTCCACATGCTCGCAGGAAACTCACCGAGCGCAGCCATGACCTCGATCGCCGACGCAGCACTTGTCAAGGCGGTGAACGTCTTCAAGATGCCTTCTGCTGATCCCTTCACCACGGTTGCCGTACTTCGAACCATGTCGGACATCGAGCCCGATCATCCGATTCTCCGGTCGATGTCGGCTGTCTACTGGCGCGGGGGCGACGCGCAGGTCGAGAACGTGCTGTACCGCTCCCAGTACTTCGACAAGCTGGTGGCCTGGGGTGGCGGCTCCGCGATCGCGAACGCCGCGAAGTACGCCGGGCCGGGGTTCCAGTTGATCTCGTTCGACCCCAAGGTGTCGATGTCCATCGTCGGCAGGGAGGCGTTCGCATCGGAGGAGACCCTGCAGCAGGTGGCCGAACTCGCCGCGGCCGACGCCACGATCTTCAACCAGGACGCGTGCGTCGCCGCTCGGCACATCGCGGTCGAGGGTGACATCGGGCAGGTCGACCGGTTCTGTGCCGCGCTCACCGCACGACTCGGTGTCGACCGGGACTTCGCGGAGGCAACCGGGCCGAAGACTCCCAGCGACATTCGTGAGGAGGTGGAGGGAATGCGCTTCCTCGAACCCGACTATCGGGTCTGGGGAGGTTACGACGGTAGCGGCCTGGTTGTGCGCTCGCCCGAGCCGGTCGACTTCCACCCGACGAACAAGACTGTCAACGTCGTGCCGGTCGCGTCGATGGGCGACGCCGCCGCCTTCGCGACGGTGGCGACGCAGACGGTAGGCATCTACCCGACACACCGGAAGGCCGAGGTTCGCGATCATCTCGCTACGGCGGGCGTGCAGCGTGTCGTGAAACTGGGCAGCGCACTCACCGGCAGCATGGGCAGCCCTCACGACGGTATGTATCCCCTCCATCGATTCGTCAACTGGGTGGTGGACGACGATGCCTGA